The Plasmodium berghei ANKA genome assembly, chromosome: 8 genome has a segment encoding these proteins:
- a CDS encoding protein kinase, putative — protein MDELGENCAEKEKNNKLYFYYENKLNLYNDNLFENIINNTNKDFNFNDKNSRKLMTNISLTKNTNDLFNIRLLEDEKNDIVYKMKNNNSNISNNNTYSKEGKNSDKTNLQNNPDNLLKNINNINNNNNEYMFNYLNVYINKKIKNKPGDNNTNNTSTSINNSNLVAEPNNIMNNKDISKITRITINDVSDFRNVKNTSSDENNIVKDTSILASGIYKVNSYQKDKSNNNANDNTTHNSNVNTSLNVRAVPSTCDSSVNFHCNKIYPFDDIEKNHEMKENNINNNEQTRKCFNSDTYFTNEMNINKMGNIKNSDKVCNFINCSNDIKKNVMINPDFQGKLNSITTDRKMGDKILFQDENKIYKNFRFPQSTNTNIDGKNLTKQNQNINSQDCENNVSTFKKNNINDNPTKFVSNEHVSDNNLTNNTDKKIQNNNISSYATNPGIKPPSLTQKDKLQRIEDKENYKSFLNVINKRMENFSRAKNMISAENLYKKPDCSEKDENIHIRHEEIDKEKIENTHKHNNNEINKNNCTLNDSKKSSCNNSRSSSIENDNNNNVKNTNLDDSKIIYDQHKLNNNQSGNSSMKSLERYTQIYPYSEGVETNISNNNNSTSNMETLNNTYIFSSPKSGNYNNNQLKRINDNNRCNNNTCNQILSNINYKDNMHNSNLNMIEEEIKREQLLGNKNQLNIIHQNNLTNYIACGDINLSNDNNIAPKNSPNKQIIYKDEFNVNKGNLIDNINHGPIFNNPDNYTNRENCYNSRKEYFINENINNAMFSGDYLMTYSGKKDPLDIEDGMRDENNFVNSDEYFTNHYGGETRIKDSQFFGNKVYPIMNSTCRYNNTPTPKENVIGAHNSKNDNLFCLNSNKQCAQIKNYNNSTTMETTDSFNNISSVGSKYNFLTEAPKHQNNSNHNNNDANINSTLSAFNDCAKDGNDNRSNSGNCAFGDRYYSQPNYDNNNKIALKNVKHCDKSVLKSVDKNVQHKNYHHKSFHKKFHEDLPHSDHYNLANSISSPNIFSNVVNTNYFGTQIGELKKENLNDITTEYNKIPNNIISTSYEMPIYTQSDQIINGFAIDNNNNIEKNANLNEQILKKKTKKKYLFNSNEEENNSSVQGCSNKRNYSNSIDGDSMKSVDSGRSICSKLEGGIATLPSRNNYNNNIIDDKINGNIITSFTTHNNILSNISEEQGTGCSTTCNSDIGNSIHIFNNNNNNNNNNNNNNNNNNNNNDNNNNNDNNNNDNNNNNDNNNNNNNNDNNNNNDNNDNNNNDNNNNDNNNNDNNNNTIDKNSECNKNHYISNIYYEQNLKSEEDGTYTKCNKDRNTIFCNTRENNNLMKKNIKSNVKTYFILDKKENINVTQNNRSNIIQIENNNDASRTSIKKETLFSELDSSNTHKYNEIHTRNPEYTTSDNRIRINNNAKQVNLSIDGSSTTPNFSNMAHMNNSDCGQDPLQYPSNMFISNNNASNNNVNENNNHCINSTRMGINSFDKINYSNWKKGSGIVKEMEMNKYPYKNSIHIDNNNNNNKNNNQINYMNILHDSIKYSTNNKQDAYTNKYVNMKIKNMDENMNIDYTNRRFVNNNATLKNTLCNNNGSHLVINTNYLFQGNGNIIKNIHLGTNEYSIEMEGKPDHPDTVSGVNTKISNTIKENKNIISRKNVGANKLMHNFDFNLIEGNNIDNNNSKINKLVAFKRNNDSNNLLESNEKQNLKISRSSEEANNSETHINNKNKIYTETSLKGVNMNNNGIINRNTVANYKVNNILINDKLKNILLSKNFNNFLIENDNKIAIRNSINNPYSNIGNINTNNVGRNIGENENEACLSNATTIAVLKNSNVLSGNNIPKLKESYNYYSHIKPYIPSNNNVINKKITEFSENNKIQDINGIYNNHIGQGNTVIDTKKNISMNINKEYNNKYVSYINKSIGSSPNTNNILNYIESVYNIYPPLLNAKNKINRDEKTCGTNFNDNVINIHNQQRQISKIENENKYYNNINAQEGINKKIVNLNFQDILICKQNNLNIDKVNKKKYDPNFSNYGNSSGIASMNNKNIDRQFTNGKISNTPINDINNNRNIVSKSPNNFQTGGDINKSRIKENDLFSSINNISSKSSCNDMHISHQENFQEKRPIIYGDTKIPKEKKITLLGTGNKNSVHISCVSGVIGSIENNNMSSIYSNLTNSNSYFQNRGEITTKNTISYNPTHNNNNNNNNSGMNSQAIVGIKNENKLINNRKGLVLSSNHNKRIDQTDDKKIENICNNKKGVIMHDINKNKFYDIFLCNKKNYISNNNNNLYTNLNNNNNNMRSTIQNAEYFYSKMMQNNNLTRYNDELIKTTDRNDAVNVVDSNSISPSTTSLPNNSPNITKTEMENLNNNCINEKDLNYYKNINYKNMDADNYVLYHQQEKDNSEKYIKNRNYIPNDNNIKIKSIHKQNNDHNSHILRNINMNANITNNNLIMNKGVIKNLGNITDKPVNYFNENRYYMNEIQQQSIIGNKYEPHNNENNSNIGSGIVLNTIESNNKKEEYDENVFRISKSQFVSLEKDIKYLQSLTLHNINSKDLYFEAYEEKEIFPYDHNGVEANTNYYFNNSEKKNNEYIFINDHGINDSKLFNNTSANDISNNGSGSCVKKEMKKTKVYTNKLNTSLKYTVIEEGSFGVVYKGWYKNMHVAVKVPVEKMVKQDPYGLTKRSINEWKILSKCEHPNIIKLHGGIIHSYFDIWLVTKLINGSDLHTIKNNMNKEEKVLSVDISLKMCRQLAAVINFLHTPIKNKKNVIIHRDIKPENLIIDSDWNIHLCDFGDSEETEDGNVSNVSGATWIYAPPELLTCHPLKQSSDYNFLDYAQLSYKWDIWSMGCVFQEMMNLPSPFQHYIISFDESDQIYEKLVDVFTKKLPPCIHSKIDNSPFADIIKLCLNYDPNLRPTAKEIVDLLNQPNEYLLLKRR, from the coding sequence ATGGATGAATTAGGGGAAAATTGTgcagaaaaagaaaaaaataataaattatacttttattatgaaaataaattaaatttatataatgataatttgtttgaaaatataattaacaaTACAAACAAagattttaattttaatgataaaaattcgAGAAAGCTAATGACTAATATAAGTTTAACGAAAAATACTAATGATTTATTCAATATTCGCTTATTagaagatgaaaaaaatgatatagtatataaaatgaaaaataacaacagtaatattagtaataataatacatattcAAAAGAAGGAAAAAACAGCGATAAAACCAATTTGCAAAATAACCCTGATaatttattgaaaaatattaataatattaataataataataatgaatatatgttcaactatttaaatgtgtatataaataaaaaaataaaaaacaaaccAGGCGATAATAACACTAACAACACCAGCACAAGTATTAATAATAGCAACTTAGTTGCTGAGCCAAACAATATAATGAACAATAAAGACATTTCCAAAATAACACGCATCACGATTAATGATGTTAGTGATTTTAgaaatgttaaaaatactagttctgatgaaaataatattgttaaAGATACAAGCATATTAGCATCGGGAATATATAAAGTTAATTCTTACCAAAAAGATAAAAGCAATAATAATGCAAATGATAACACCACACATAATAGCAATGTTAATACATCTTTAAATGTGCGCGCTGTTCCAAGCACTTGTGATAGTAGCGTTAATTTTCattgtaataaaatatatccatTTGATGATATAGAGAAAAATCATGaaatgaaagaaaataatataaataataatgaacaaactagaaaatgttttaatagcgatacatattttactaatgaaatgaatataaataaaatgggaaatattaaaaatagtgATAAAGTTtgcaattttataaattgctcaaatgatataaaaaaaaatgtaatgaTAAATCCTGATTTTCAGGGAAAATTAAATTCAATTACAACTGATAGAAAAATGGGggataaaatattatttcaagatgaaaataaaatttataaaaattttcgTTTTCCTCAATCTACTAATACTAATATAGATGGGAAAAATCTAACGAAACAAAATCAAAACATTAATTCACAAGATtgtgaaaataatgtttcaacatttaaaaaaaataatataaatgataatcCAACAAAGTTTGTAAGTAATGAGCATGTCAGTGATAATAACCTTACCAATAATacagataaaaaaatacaaaataataatatcagTTCTTATGCTACGAACCCAGGTATTAAACCCCCCTCTTTAACACAAAAAGATAAACTTCAAAGAATAGAAGATAAGGAAAATTACAAAAGTTTTCTCaatgttataaataaaagaatgGAAAATTTTTCTAGAgctaaaaatatgattagtgcagaaaatttatacaaaaaaccTGACTGTTCagaaaaagatgaaaatattcatattcgCCATGAAGAAAttgataaagaaaaaatagagAATACACATAAACATAATAacaatgaaataaataaaaataactgCACATTAAATGatagtaaaaaaagtaGTTGTAATAATAGTCGTAGTAGTAGTATTGagaatgataataataataatgtaaaaaatacaaatttagATGACtctaaaattatatatgatcAACATAAATTGAATAATAATCAATCAGGAAATTCTTCTATGAAATCATTAGAAAGATATACACAAATCTATCCATATTCAGAAGGTGTTGAAACAAATATAtccaataataataattctacTTCAAATATGGAAacattaaataatacatatattttttcatctcCAAAATCAGGTAATTATAACAACAATCAATTAAAAAGAATTAATGATAACAATAgatgtaataataacacATGTAAtcaaatattatcaaacattaattataaagataatatgcataatagtaatttaaatatgattgaagaagaaataaaaagggAACAATTATTAGGTAATAAAAACCAACTTAATATAATtcatcaaaataatttaaccAATTATATAGCATGTGGTGATATTAATCTGAGTAATGACAATAATATTGCCCCAAAAAATAGTccaaataaacaaattatatataaagatgaatttaatgtaaataaaGGTAATCttattgataatattaatcATGGCCCCATTTTTAACAATCCTGataattatacaaataGAGAAAATTGCTATAACTCTAGAAAAGAATACTTTAtcaatgaaaatattaacaacGCAATGTTTAGTGGTGATTATTTAATGACTTATTCAGGAAAAAAAGATCCTCTTGATATTGAAGATGGAATGAgagatgaaaataattttgtaaattctGATGAATATTTTACTAATCATTATGGTGGGGAAACTCGAATAAAGGACTCTCAATTTTTTGGAAATAAAGTATATCCAATTATGAACAGTACATGCcgatataataatactcCAACTCCTAAAGAAAATGTTATTGGAGCTcataatagtaaaaatgataatttattttgcttGAACAGCAATAAACAATGTgctcaaataaaaaactataataatagtacAACCATGGAAACAACTGATTcgtttaataatatttcctCCGTTGGCtctaaatataattttttaactgAAGCTCCCAAACACCAAAACAATAGcaatcataataataacgacgcaaatataaattcaaCATTAAGTGCATTTAACGATTGTGCAAAGGATGGAAACGACAATCGAAGTAATAGTGGGAATTGCGCATTTGGTGATCGATATTATTCACAGCcaaattatgataataataataagattgcattaaaaaatgttaagcATTGCGATAAAAGCGTTTTAAAAAGTGTCGATAAAAATGTGCAGcacaaaaattatcatcatAAAAGTTTccataaaaaatttcatGAAGATTTACCACATTCAgatcattataatttagCTAATTCAATTTCTAGCCCTAATATTTTCAGCAATGTAgtaaatacaaattattttggaACCCAAATTggagaattaaaaaaagaaaatcttaatgatataacgactgaatataataaaatacctaataatataatttctaCTTCATATGAAATGCCTATATATACTCAAAGCgatcaaattataaatggATTTGCTATAGacaacaataataatattgaaaaaaatgcaaacttaaatgaacaaattttgaaaaaaaaaacgaaaaaaaaatacttatttaattctaatgaagaagaaaataatagtagTGTTCAAGGATGTagtaataaaagaaattataGTAATAGTATTGATGGGGATAGTATGAAAAGTGTTGATAGCGGTAGAAGTATTTGTAGCAAATTAGAAGGAGGAATAGCCACATTACCTTCAcgaaataattataataataacataatagatgataaaataaatgggaatattattacatcATTTACAACACATAACAATATATTGAGTAATATATCTGAAGAACAAGGTACAGGCTGCTCTACTACATGTAATAGTGATATTGGTAATtctatacatatttttaataataataataataataataataataataataataataataataataataataataataatgataataataataataatgataataataataatgataataataataataatgataataataataataataataataatgataataataataataatgataataatgataataataataatgataataataataatgataataataataatgataataataataatactatagataaaaattctgaatgtaataaaaatcacTACATTtcaaacatatattatgaacaaaatttaaaatcaGAGGAAGATGGTACATATacaaaatgtaataaaGATCGAAATACGATATTTTGCAATACTagggaaaataataatttaatgaaaaaaaatataaaaagtaatgttaaaacatattttattttagacaaaaaagaaaatataaatgtaactcaaaataatagatctaatataattcaaattgaaaataacaatGATGCATCTAGAACTTCTATAAAAAAGGAGACACTCTTTAGTGAATTAGATTCTTCAAATActcataaatataatgaaatacaTACTAGAAATCCTGAATACACAACCTCTGATAATAGAATTAGAATAAATAACAATGCTAAACAAGTTAATCTATCAATTGATGGTAGTTCTACTACTCcaaatttttcaaatatggCCCATATGAATAATTCGGATTGTGGTCAAGATCCTCTTCAATATCCTTccaatatgtttatatcaAATAACAATGCatctaataataatgtaaatgaaaataataatcattGTATAAATTCTACTAGAATGGGAATTAACAGCTTCGATAAGataaattattcaaattgGAAAAAGGGCAGTGGAATTGTAAAGGAAATggaaatgaataaatacccatataaaaattcgatacatatagataataataataataataataaaaataataatcaaattaattatatgaatatattacatgattcaattaaatattcgactaataataaacaagatgcatatacaaataaatatgtgaatatgaaaattaaaaatatggacgaaaatatgaatattgaCTATACCAATAGACgttttgttaataataatgctactttaaaaaatacattatgtaataataatggatCGCATTTAgttataaatacaaattatttatttcaaggaaatggaaatataattaaaaatatacaccTTGGAACAAATGAATACAGCATTGAAATGGAAGGAAAACCAGACCATCCTGATACAGTCTCGGGAGTTAATACCAAAATTTCTAATActataaaagaaaacaaaaatattatatcaaGGAAAAATGTCGGTGCAAACAAACTAATGCACAACTTTGATTTTAACCTAATAGAAGGAAATAACATTGATAACAACAATtctaaaataaataagttgGTGGCATTCAAACGGAATAATGATTCTAACAATTTATTAGAAAGTaatgaaaaacaaaatcTCAAAATAAGTCGTTCCAGTGAAGAAGCTAACAATTCTGAAACACatattaacaataaaaataaaatttatacagAAACAAGTTTGAAAGGAGTAAATATGAACAATAATGGTATTATTAATCGAAACACGGTAGCGAATTATAAagttaataatattcttataaatgataaattaaagaatatattattgagcaaaaattttaataattttttaatagaaaatgataataaaattgctATTCGAAATTCTATTAATAATCCTTATTCCAACATTGGAAATATTAATACTAATAATGTGGGAAGAAATATTggtgaaaatgaaaatgaagcATGTCTATCAAATGCTACTACCATTGCAGTTCTAAAAAATTCTAATGTATTGTCtggaaataatattccAAAATTAAAGGAATCATATAATTACTATTCACATATAAAGCCTTATATTCCTTCTAATAAcaatgtaataaataaaaaaataacagaattttcagaaaataataaaatacaagATATAAATGGAATTTATAATAACCATATTGGACAAGGAAATACAGTAATtgatacaaaaaaaaatatttctatgAATATcaataaagaatataataataaatatgtatcatatataaataaatctaTAGGTTCTTCTCCCAatactaataatattctaaattatatagaatcagtatataatatatatcctCCCCTTTtaaatgcaaaaaataaaataaatagagATGAAAAAACATGTGGCACTAACTTTAACGATAATGttattaatatacataatcaACAACGACAAATTTCGaaaattgaaaatgaaaataaatattataataatataaatgctCAAGAAggaattaataaaaaaatagttaatCTTAATTTTCAAGATATTCTCATATGTAagcaaaataatttaaatatagataaagttaataaaaaaaaatatgatccGAATTTTAGTAATTATGGAAATTCTAGTGGAATAGCATctatgaataataaaaatattgatagGCAATTTACAAACGgaaaaatatcaaatacacctattaatgatataaataataatagaaacATAGTTAGCAAGTCTCCCAATAATTTCCAAACTGGAGgcgatataaataaatctagaattaaagaaaatgatttattttcatcaattaataatatatcatcaAAATCTTCATGTAATGATATGCATATTTCTCATCAGGAAAATTTTCAAGAAAAACGACCAATAATATATGGAGATACTAAAATTccaaaagaaaaaaaaataactttATTAGGAActggaaataaaaattctgTTCACATTTCATGTGTTAGTGGAGTTATAGGAtctatagaaaataataatatgtcatcaatttattcaaatttaACAAACTCAAATTcctattttcaaaatagaGGAGAAATAACCACTAAAAATACGATTTCTTATAACCCGACtcacaataataataataacaataataatagtggCATGAACAGTCAGGCAATTGtgggaataaaaaatgaaaataagctaattaataatagaaaGGGACTAGTTCTTTCAAGTAatcataataaaagaatagATCAAActgatgataaaaaaatcgaaaatatttgtaataataaaaaaggagTAATAATgcatgatataaataaaaataaattttatgatatatttttgtgtaataaaaaaaattatatttcaaaCAATAACAATAATCTATATAccaatttaaataataataataataacatgcGAAGTACAATTCAAAATGcagaatatttttattctaaaatgatgcaaaataataacttGACTAGATATAATGAcgaattaataaaaactaCCGATAGAAATGATGCTGTAAATGTAGTCGATTCAAACAGCATTTCCCCATCGACAACTTCATTACCCAATAATTCTCCAAACATAACAAAAACAGAAATGGaaaatttgaataataattgtataaatgaaaaagatctaaattattacaaaaatattaattataaaaatatggatgccgataattatgttttatatcATCAACAAGAAAAAGACAATtcagaaaaatatatcaaaaatagAAATTACATACCTAacgataataatataaaaataaaatccaTCCACAAACAGAATAATGATCATAATTCTCATATCCTTCGCAATATCAATATGAATGCAAATATTACGAATAATAATCTTATAATGAATAAAGgagttataaaaaatttgggAAATATTACAGATAAGCCAgtgaattattttaacGAAAATCGGTATTATATGAATGAGATTCAGCAACAATCAATTATTggtaataaatatgaaccacataataatgaaaataattctaaTATAGGAAGTGGAATTGTTTTAAATACAATTgaaagtaataataaaaaagaagaataTGACGAAAATGTTTTTCGTATATCTAAAAGTCAATTTGTTAGTCTtgaaaaagatataaaatatcTACAATCATTAACATtacataatattaattcaaaagatttatattttgaagcatatgaagaaaaagaaatatttccATATGATCATAACGGAGTTGAAGcaaatacaaattattattttaacaacagcgaaaaaaaaaataacgaatatatttttataaatgatCATGGAATTAATGATTCCAAActatttaataatacatCTGCTAATGATATTTCTAATAATGGATCTGGAAGCTgtgtaaaaaaagaaatgaaaaaaaccaaggtatatacaaataaattaaatacatCGTTAAAATACACTGTTATAGAAGAAGGATCATTTGGTGTTGTATATAAAGGAtggtataaaaatatgcatgtaGCAGTAAAGGTTCCAGTTGAAAAAATGGTAAAACAAGATCCTTATGGATTAACAAAAAGATCAATAAATGaatggaaaatattatcaaaatgtGAACACCccaatattataaaattacatGGTGGTATTATACATAgttattttgatatttgGCTAGttacaaaattaataaatggtTCTGATTTGcatacaataaaaaataatatgaataaagaagaaaaagtACTAAGTGTAGATATATCACTAAAAATGTGTAGACAGCTAGCTGCtgttattaattttttacatacaccaattaaaaataaaaaaaatgttataataCATAGAGATATAAAACCTGAAAATCTAATTATAGATAGTGATTggaatatacatttatgtGATTTTGGGGATTCAGAAGAAACAGAAGATGGAAATGTATCAAATGTATCCGGAGCTACTTGGATATATGCCCCTCCAGAATTATTAACATGCCATCCATTAAAACAAAGTAGcgattataattttttagatTATGCTCaattatcatataaatgGGATATATGGTCAATGGGTTGTGTTTTTCAAGAAATGATGAATTTGCCATCCCCTTTTCaacattatattatttcttttgaTGAATCAGatcaaatatatgaaaaactTGTTGATGTTTTTACAAAGAAATTACCACCTTGTATCCATTCAAAAATTGACAATTCACCATTTGCTGATATTATTAAGTTATGTTTAAATTACGACCCCAATTTAAGACCAACAGCTAAAGAAATCGTTGATTTACTCAATCAGCCAAATGAGTATTTGCTCCTTAAGAGAAGGTAG